The genomic stretch GCCATTGGCTGTTAGCTGTCAGATGAATGCGGAATTACGGGAGAAATACGGTAACGTAGTGTATGACATCGTCAATTATAAGGATTATGTACCTAGAGCCGGACGTAATGGAACTGCCCACTTTGGGAAATTTTACCGTATATGCAATGATGGTTTAGTATATAAAGAAGAGGAAGCCTATGTAAAATTCAAACTATCTGAGTATTTTAATGAATTCAAGCTCCACGCTCTCCGAAGTCATATTGATTCGCTAAGAAAAGAAGAGAACAGTTTTGCTTTGATCAATGAGCGGTCGAAAGACAAAAAACCTTTTCCTTGTATGGAACTGAAGGGAAAACCAAGGTTATTGTGCCCGTAAAAGATGTTTTGACTGAAGATGTTTAAATTAGGCGTATGAATCAACATAAAATTTCTGAAAGATTACTTCAATTAGCACAGAATGATTTAAAGGTGCGGGAAAGATTAATGCGCAACGATCAACTGATTGGAGGTTATCATCCTGAAATGGAAAAGGTACACCGGGAAAATGCAGCAGCGCTGAGACAGATTATTAAAGAAATTGGATTTCCCGGAATATCGAAAGTGGGCACAGAGGCCAGTGAGGCAGCGTGGCTGATTGCCCAACATGCGATTGCCGAGCCCGCATTTATGAAATTATTTTTTGAATTGATGACTGAAAATAGCTGGGATATCAATAAAAAGCATTGGGCCTATCTTAATGACAGGATTCTGTATTTTCAGGGTAAACCTCAGCGATTTGGAACCCAGCTCAACGCAGACGGCAGTATCTATCCCGTAATGGATCCTGGACGGTTGAATGTGTTACGGATGGAATACGATCTGCCAATTATTCCCCATAAAGATTTGAAGCGTATCGCTAAAATCGAGGAGATCGAACGTATTGAAAATGGAAATCCTGATTATGTGATGTGGCGGGACCGTGTCGGGTGGAAGACCTAATATTTGATATCCTTCCTTGATATCTGCATGCACTTTGAAATTATATTGACAAAAGACCCTGCAATAATGCGGGGTCTTTTGTGATGGAACACCGATTACATGGGTTCCCACAACTGGATCTTGTTCCCTTCAGGATCGATGATATGGACAAATTTACCGTAACTGTACACCGCCACTTGATCAACAAGGGTAACACCTTGTCCTTTGAGTTCCTGCACCAGCGCATCCAGGTTGTCAACCCGGTAATTGATCATAAAGTCTTTTTCCGATGGTTGGAAATAATCTGACTCTTCCGGAAAAGTGTTCCATTGGGTGATGCCCTCCTTGCCCGAATCTTTTTCCAGCCATTCGAAGCTGGTGCCATACGGTGTGGTATTGAAACCCAGATGAGTCTTATACCATTCATTGATTGCTTTTGGATCTTTGCATTTTAAGAAGATGCCGCCGATGCCTGTCACTTTTTTCATAATATGATCTCTTTCTATAATTATTCTAATGTATATGCAGACCGATGGAGGTTAGCTCCCTAACATTTTCACTGGAATGCAAAAGTCCAGCTCGAAATGCTCCCAATTGCAGAGCTGGTCTTTGTCCCTGAAGATCTCCAGTGCATGTAGGTGCTCACATTCATAGCCGCTGTTGACCAGCCAGATGTCAAACATATAGTTGATTGCCTGCCCTACTTCCTTGAGATCACCCGATACCCGGGTTATCGCGTATTTGCACGCTGGAAGCACTGT from Chryseobacterium indologenes encodes the following:
- a CDS encoding DUF6624 domain-containing protein, which translates into the protein MNQHKISERLLQLAQNDLKVRERLMRNDQLIGGYHPEMEKVHRENAAALRQIIKEIGFPGISKVGTEASEAAWLIAQHAIAEPAFMKLFFELMTENSWDINKKHWAYLNDRILYFQGKPQRFGTQLNADGSIYPVMDPGRLNVLRMEYDLPIIPHKDLKRIAKIEEIERIENGNPDYVMWRDRVGWKT
- a CDS encoding VOC family protein produces the protein MKKVTGIGGIFLKCKDPKAINEWYKTHLGFNTTPYGTSFEWLEKDSGKEGITQWNTFPEESDYFQPSEKDFMINYRVDNLDALVQELKGQGVTLVDQVAVYSYGKFVHIIDPEGNKIQLWEPM